The following proteins are encoded in a genomic region of Channa argus isolate prfri chromosome 3, Channa argus male v1.0, whole genome shotgun sequence:
- the LOC137124169 gene encoding uncharacterized protein isoform X2 → MFVYGFYFVHHRNGSKFVMRELFKDRRPTSHMSEDGDFTLTINDLRQSDAMFYCCSENEDNPEKCWKSATKLQVSDLQVKGIPATEGHAVKLICSTRCALTETPAAYIWYKNREFLYEDWSPWYQELVRSEKGVTYSCTIKGHQGLRAPDVSVDSVTPTCFTVTYAKGRMCSNKQKSENESCSITYPREVKVKMANRQQGHVTLTCETSCPLTDRQTVFTWYKNRHSEKDPLSPIPISSIDIFSCALKDNKDLRSAEVCVEKNTCLSVNYVPRRVCALQGFSVNISSEYSHPKHQQPKSKVWYKKSGNVEAERLTEAAGRVKYHDNMNNQHILELERLTKKDSARYSFRVLTDENHENETHFPGVTLVVTGLRVTFTPSAVVSEGQRVTLTCSTSCPLSEKINFIWKFNSESLTLPQNQSKHVPLGQVGSQHAGRYSCSVKISQRTISSSEMTLTVHSVKRQQILTGGGVVAVPLVVIFLTVFLWIRRKKNHEVETSDNMEQPNPGPVYDDGSAQPVNEDDLQYSEVHFSKKNPKSPLYSTIQQDNPHEEDHTSYAVVQFRPKATPS, encoded by the exons ATGTTTGTTTATgggttttattttgtacatcACAG GAATGGATCTAAATTTGTTATGCGCGAGCTCTTTAAAGACAGACGTCCAACATCCCACATGTCTGAAGATGGTGACTTCACTCTAACAATCAATGATCTGAGACAAAGCGATGCAATGTTTTACTGTTGCAGCGAGAACGAAGACAACCCagaaaagtgctggaaaagTGCAACCAAGCTCCAAGTTTCAG ACCTGCAGGTGAAGGGGATTCCTGCCACGGAGGGTCACGCAGTAAAACTGATATGTAGCACCAGATGTGCGCTGACTGAAACACCTGCAGCCTACATCTGGTACAAGAACAGAGAGTTTCTCTATGAGGACTGGTCTCCCTGGTACCAAGAGCTGGTCCGCAGTGAGAAAGGAGTCACATACTCCTGTACTATCAAAGGCCACCAGGGTCTCAGAGCCCCTGACGTTTCAGTGG ATTCCGTCACACCAACCTGCTTCACTGTGACCTACGCTAAAGGGAGAATGTGTTctaataagcagaaatcagagAATGAATCCTGCTCCATCACATATCCTAGAG AAGTAAAGGTTAAAATGGCTAATAGACAACAGGGCCATGTCACACTGACCTGTGAAACCAGCTGTCCTCTGACTGACCGTCAAACTGTCTTTACATGGTACAAGAATAGACATTCTGAGAAGGACCCACTCTCTCCAATTCCCATCTCCTCTATTGACATCTTCTCCTGTGCTTTAAAAGATAACAAAGATCTAAGGTCTGCTGAAGTTT GTGTTGAGAAGAACACCTGTCTGAGTGTGAATTATGTCCCAAGGAGAGTCTGTGCTCTACAAGGTTTTTCAGTGAACATTTCAAGTGAATACTCACATCCTAAGCACCAGCAGCCCAAGTCGAAGGTCTGGTATAAAAAGAGTGGCAACGTGGAAGCTGAAAGGCTGACAGAGGCTGCAGGTCGTGTGAAGTATCATGACAACATGAACAATCAGCACATCCTGGAACTCGAGCGTCTAACAAAGAAAGACTCCGCACGATACTCATTCAGAGTCCTAACTGATGAGAATCATGAGAATGAGACACATTTTCCTGGAGTGACTTTGGTCGTCACAG GCCTGAGAGTGACGTTTACTCCTTCTGCAGTGGTGTCAGAGGGACAGAGAGTCACACTGACCTGCAGCACCAGCTGTCCTCTGTCTGAGAAGATAAACTTCATTTGGAAGTTTAATAGTGAATCTCTGACGCTGCCACAGAACCAAAGCAAACACGTTCCTCTGGGACAAGTTGGCAGTCAGCACGCGGGGAGATACTCCTGCTCTGTCAAAATCAGCCAAAGAACCATCTCCTCCAGTGAAATGACTCTCACTGTCCACAGTGTCAAAAGGCAACAGATTTTAACAGGAGGAGGAGTTGTAGCTGTTCCCCTGGTTGTAATATTTCTCACCGTCTTCCTCTGGATTCG aagaaagaagaatCACGAAGTTGAAACTTCAGACAATATGGAGCAG CCAAACCCTGGTCCTGTGTATGATGACGGCTCAGCTCAACCAGTAAACGAGGACGATCTTCAATATAGTGAAGTCCATTTCtctaaaaaaaatccaaaaagtcCCCTCTACTCCACCATCCAGCAAGATAATCCCCATGAGGAAGACCACACCTCCTATGCTGTTGTCCAATTCAGACCCAAAGCAACCCCCAGCTAA
- the LOC137124169 gene encoding sialoadhesin-like isoform X3, protein MFVYGFYFVHHSENEDNPEKCWKSATKLQVSDLQVKGIPATEGHAVKLICSTRCALTETPAAYIWYKNREFLYEDWSPWYQELVRSEKGVTYSCTIKGHQGLRAPDVSVDSVTPTCFTVTYAKGRMCSNKQKSENESCSITYPREVKVKMANRQQGHVTLTCETSCPLTDRQTVFTWYKNRHSEKDPLSPIPISSIDIFSCALKDNKDLRSAEVCVEKNTCLSVNYVPRRVCALQGFSVNISSEYSHPKHQQPKSKVWYKKSGNVEAERLTEAAGRVKYHDNMNNQHILELERLTKKDSARYSFRVLTDENHENETHFPGVTLVVTGLRVTFTPSAVVSEGQRVTLTCSTSCPLSEKINFIWKFNSESLTLPQNQSKHVPLGQVGSQHAGRYSCSVKISQRTISSSEMTLTVHSVKRQQILTGGGVVAVPLVVIFLTVFLWIRRKKNHEVETSDNMEQPNPGPVYDDGSAQPVNEDDLQYSEVHFSKKNPKSPLYSTIQQDNPHEEDHTSYAVVQFRPKATPS, encoded by the exons ATGTTTGTTTATgggttttattttgtacatcACAG CGAGAACGAAGACAACCCagaaaagtgctggaaaagTGCAACCAAGCTCCAAGTTTCAG ACCTGCAGGTGAAGGGGATTCCTGCCACGGAGGGTCACGCAGTAAAACTGATATGTAGCACCAGATGTGCGCTGACTGAAACACCTGCAGCCTACATCTGGTACAAGAACAGAGAGTTTCTCTATGAGGACTGGTCTCCCTGGTACCAAGAGCTGGTCCGCAGTGAGAAAGGAGTCACATACTCCTGTACTATCAAAGGCCACCAGGGTCTCAGAGCCCCTGACGTTTCAGTGG ATTCCGTCACACCAACCTGCTTCACTGTGACCTACGCTAAAGGGAGAATGTGTTctaataagcagaaatcagagAATGAATCCTGCTCCATCACATATCCTAGAG AAGTAAAGGTTAAAATGGCTAATAGACAACAGGGCCATGTCACACTGACCTGTGAAACCAGCTGTCCTCTGACTGACCGTCAAACTGTCTTTACATGGTACAAGAATAGACATTCTGAGAAGGACCCACTCTCTCCAATTCCCATCTCCTCTATTGACATCTTCTCCTGTGCTTTAAAAGATAACAAAGATCTAAGGTCTGCTGAAGTTT GTGTTGAGAAGAACACCTGTCTGAGTGTGAATTATGTCCCAAGGAGAGTCTGTGCTCTACAAGGTTTTTCAGTGAACATTTCAAGTGAATACTCACATCCTAAGCACCAGCAGCCCAAGTCGAAGGTCTGGTATAAAAAGAGTGGCAACGTGGAAGCTGAAAGGCTGACAGAGGCTGCAGGTCGTGTGAAGTATCATGACAACATGAACAATCAGCACATCCTGGAACTCGAGCGTCTAACAAAGAAAGACTCCGCACGATACTCATTCAGAGTCCTAACTGATGAGAATCATGAGAATGAGACACATTTTCCTGGAGTGACTTTGGTCGTCACAG GCCTGAGAGTGACGTTTACTCCTTCTGCAGTGGTGTCAGAGGGACAGAGAGTCACACTGACCTGCAGCACCAGCTGTCCTCTGTCTGAGAAGATAAACTTCATTTGGAAGTTTAATAGTGAATCTCTGACGCTGCCACAGAACCAAAGCAAACACGTTCCTCTGGGACAAGTTGGCAGTCAGCACGCGGGGAGATACTCCTGCTCTGTCAAAATCAGCCAAAGAACCATCTCCTCCAGTGAAATGACTCTCACTGTCCACAGTGTCAAAAGGCAACAGATTTTAACAGGAGGAGGAGTTGTAGCTGTTCCCCTGGTTGTAATATTTCTCACCGTCTTCCTCTGGATTCG aagaaagaagaatCACGAAGTTGAAACTTCAGACAATATGGAGCAG CCAAACCCTGGTCCTGTGTATGATGACGGCTCAGCTCAACCAGTAAACGAGGACGATCTTCAATATAGTGAAGTCCATTTCtctaaaaaaaatccaaaaagtcCCCTCTACTCCACCATCCAGCAAGATAATCCCCATGAGGAAGACCACACCTCCTATGCTGTTGTCCAATTCAGACCCAAAGCAACCCCCAGCTAA
- the LOC137124169 gene encoding uncharacterized protein isoform X1 → MLLAEAGCLFMGFILYITGAQGQHKTACALKGSTVHFSCSAERPTLKLKWFTVNRNGSKFVMRELFKDRRPTSHMSEDGDFTLTINDLRQSDAMFYCCSENEDNPEKCWKSATKLQVSDLQVKGIPATEGHAVKLICSTRCALTETPAAYIWYKNREFLYEDWSPWYQELVRSEKGVTYSCTIKGHQGLRAPDVSVDSVTPTCFTVTYAKGRMCSNKQKSENESCSITYPREVKVKMANRQQGHVTLTCETSCPLTDRQTVFTWYKNRHSEKDPLSPIPISSIDIFSCALKDNKDLRSAEVCVEKNTCLSVNYVPRRVCALQGFSVNISSEYSHPKHQQPKSKVWYKKSGNVEAERLTEAAGRVKYHDNMNNQHILELERLTKKDSARYSFRVLTDENHENETHFPGVTLVVTGLRVTFTPSAVVSEGQRVTLTCSTSCPLSEKINFIWKFNSESLTLPQNQSKHVPLGQVGSQHAGRYSCSVKISQRTISSSEMTLTVHSVKRQQILTGGGVVAVPLVVIFLTVFLWIRRKKNHEVETSDNMEQPNPGPVYDDGSAQPVNEDDLQYSEVHFSKKNPKSPLYSTIQQDNPHEEDHTSYAVVQFRPKATPS, encoded by the exons ATGTTGTTGGCAGAAGCTGGATGTTTGTTTATgggttttattttgtacatcACAG GGGCTCAAGGGCAACACAAAACTGCTTGTGCCCTAAAGGGTTCAACAGTGCATTTCTCCTGCTCAGCTGAACGTCCCACCTTGAAATTGAAATGGTTCACTGTAAACAGGAATGGATCTAAATTTGTTATGCGCGAGCTCTTTAAAGACAGACGTCCAACATCCCACATGTCTGAAGATGGTGACTTCACTCTAACAATCAATGATCTGAGACAAAGCGATGCAATGTTTTACTGTTGCAGCGAGAACGAAGACAACCCagaaaagtgctggaaaagTGCAACCAAGCTCCAAGTTTCAG ACCTGCAGGTGAAGGGGATTCCTGCCACGGAGGGTCACGCAGTAAAACTGATATGTAGCACCAGATGTGCGCTGACTGAAACACCTGCAGCCTACATCTGGTACAAGAACAGAGAGTTTCTCTATGAGGACTGGTCTCCCTGGTACCAAGAGCTGGTCCGCAGTGAGAAAGGAGTCACATACTCCTGTACTATCAAAGGCCACCAGGGTCTCAGAGCCCCTGACGTTTCAGTGG ATTCCGTCACACCAACCTGCTTCACTGTGACCTACGCTAAAGGGAGAATGTGTTctaataagcagaaatcagagAATGAATCCTGCTCCATCACATATCCTAGAG AAGTAAAGGTTAAAATGGCTAATAGACAACAGGGCCATGTCACACTGACCTGTGAAACCAGCTGTCCTCTGACTGACCGTCAAACTGTCTTTACATGGTACAAGAATAGACATTCTGAGAAGGACCCACTCTCTCCAATTCCCATCTCCTCTATTGACATCTTCTCCTGTGCTTTAAAAGATAACAAAGATCTAAGGTCTGCTGAAGTTT GTGTTGAGAAGAACACCTGTCTGAGTGTGAATTATGTCCCAAGGAGAGTCTGTGCTCTACAAGGTTTTTCAGTGAACATTTCAAGTGAATACTCACATCCTAAGCACCAGCAGCCCAAGTCGAAGGTCTGGTATAAAAAGAGTGGCAACGTGGAAGCTGAAAGGCTGACAGAGGCTGCAGGTCGTGTGAAGTATCATGACAACATGAACAATCAGCACATCCTGGAACTCGAGCGTCTAACAAAGAAAGACTCCGCACGATACTCATTCAGAGTCCTAACTGATGAGAATCATGAGAATGAGACACATTTTCCTGGAGTGACTTTGGTCGTCACAG GCCTGAGAGTGACGTTTACTCCTTCTGCAGTGGTGTCAGAGGGACAGAGAGTCACACTGACCTGCAGCACCAGCTGTCCTCTGTCTGAGAAGATAAACTTCATTTGGAAGTTTAATAGTGAATCTCTGACGCTGCCACAGAACCAAAGCAAACACGTTCCTCTGGGACAAGTTGGCAGTCAGCACGCGGGGAGATACTCCTGCTCTGTCAAAATCAGCCAAAGAACCATCTCCTCCAGTGAAATGACTCTCACTGTCCACAGTGTCAAAAGGCAACAGATTTTAACAGGAGGAGGAGTTGTAGCTGTTCCCCTGGTTGTAATATTTCTCACCGTCTTCCTCTGGATTCG aagaaagaagaatCACGAAGTTGAAACTTCAGACAATATGGAGCAG CCAAACCCTGGTCCTGTGTATGATGACGGCTCAGCTCAACCAGTAAACGAGGACGATCTTCAATATAGTGAAGTCCATTTCtctaaaaaaaatccaaaaagtcCCCTCTACTCCACCATCCAGCAAGATAATCCCCATGAGGAAGACCACACCTCCTATGCTGTTGTCCAATTCAGACCCAAAGCAACCCCCAGCTAA